The following coding sequences lie in one Glycine max cultivar Williams 82 chromosome 19, Glycine_max_v4.0, whole genome shotgun sequence genomic window:
- the LOC100787208 gene encoding villin-3, which produces MSSATKVLDPAFQGVGQKVGTEIWRIEDFQPVPLPRSEYGKFYMGDSYIILQTTQGKGGAYLYDIHFWIGKDTSQDEAGTAAIKNVELDASLGGRAVQHREIQGHESDKFLSYFKPCIIPLEGGIASGFKKPEEEEFETRLYVCRGKRVVRIKQVPFARSSLNHDDVFILDTQNKIYQFNGANSNIQERAKALEVIQLLKEKHHEGKCDVAIVDDGKLDTESDSGEFWVLFGGFAPIGKKVISEDDIVPETIPAQLYSIADGEVKPVEGELSKSLLENYKCYLLDCGTEVFVWVGRVTQVEDRKAACQAAEEFVASQKRPKSTRITRIIQGYETHSFKSNFDFWPSGSATNSADEGRGKVAALLKQQGMGVKGVTKTTPVVEDIPPLLEGGGKMEVWQISGSAKTPLSKEDIGKFYSGDCYIVLYTYHSSERKEDYYLCCWFGKDSIEEDQRMAIRLANSMFNSLKGRPVQGRIFDGKEPPQFIALFHPMVVLKGGLSSGYKKFIADKGLPDETYAAESVALIRISGTSIHNNKVVQVDAVAALLNSTECFVLQSGSAVFTWHGNQCSLEQQQLAAKVAEFLRPGVSLKLAKEGTETSTFWFALGGKQSYTSKNVTNDIVRDPHLFTLSFNRGKLQVEEVYNFSQDDLLTEDILILDTHTEVFVWIGQCVDPKEKQKAFEIAQKYIDKAASLEGLSPHVPLYKVTEGNEPCFFTTYFSWDHAKAMVPGNSFQKKVTLLFGTGHPVEEKSNGSSQGGGPRQRAEALAALNNAFNSSPETTSSADKLNGLNRGGPRQRAEALAALNSAFNSSSGTKVYTPRPSGRGQGSQRAAAVAALSSVLTAEKKKTSPETSPVASTSPVVESSNFDTKSESAPSETEVVEEVADVKETEEVAPEAGTNGDSEQPKQENVEDGRNDSENNNQNVFSYEQLKTKSGSVVSGIDLKQREAYLSDKEFETVFGMAKEAFSKLPRWKQDMLKRKVDLF; this is translated from the exons ATGTCTAGTGCTACAAAAGTGTTGGATCCAGCATTCCAGGGAGTTGGTCAAAAAGT AGGCACTGAAATATGGAGGATTGAGGATTTTCAGCCAGTTCCATTGCCCAGATCTGAATATGGGAAATTCTACATGGGAGATTCTTACATCATCTTGCAG ACAACACAAGGCAAAGGAGGTGCTTATTTGTATGACATTCACTTCTGGATTGGAAAGGATACAAGTCAG GATGAGGCTGGAACAGCAGCCATTAAAAATGTTGAACTCGATGCATCTCTTGGAGGACGTGCAGTGCAACACAGGGAAATTCAAGGGCATGAATCTGACAAATTTTTGTCCTACTTTAAGCCATGTATAATTCCATTAGAGGGGGGTATCGCATCTGGATTTAAAAAACCTGAAGAAGAGGAGTTTGAAACACGTTTATATGTATGCAGAGGAAAAAGAGTTGTCAGAATAAAACAG GTCCCTTTTGCACGGTCTTCATTGAATCATGATGATGTATTCATCCTAGACACTCAGAATAAGATTTATCAATTCAATGGTGCAAACTCCAATATCCAGGAAAGAGCCAAGGCTCTGGAAGTTATACAGTTGTTGAAGGAAAAACATCATGAGGGAAAATGTGACGTTGCAATTGTTG ATGATGGCAAGCTGGATACTGAGTCAGACTCAGGTGAATTTTGGGTTCTCTTTGGTGGTTTTGCTCCCATTGGGAAGAAGGTAATTAGTGAGGATGATATCGTTCCAGAGACCATTCCTGCTCAACTCTATAG TATTGCTGATGGTGAGGTCAAGCCTGTGGAAGGTGAACTTTCAAAATCACTGCTGGAGAACTACAAATGCTATCTATTGGACTGTGGTACTGAGGTATTTGTCTGGGTTGGCCGGGTAACACAAGTTGAAGATCGAAAAGCAGCTTGTCAAGCAGCTGAG GAGTTTGTCGCAAGTCAAAAAAGGCCGAAATCTACAAGGATTACCAGAATCATTCAAGGTTATGAGACACATTCTTTTAAGTCCAACTTTGATTTTTGGCCATCAGGATCTGCTACTAACAGTGCTGACGAAGGAAGAGGAAAAGTTGCAG CTTTGCTGAAGCAGCAAGGTATGGGTGTGAAAGGGGTGACAAAAACTACCCCAGTTGTTGAGGACATTCCACCTCTGCTTGAAGGAGGTGGAAAGATGGAg GTATGGCAAATCAGTGGAAGTGCTAAGACTCCCTTATCTAAGGAGGATATTGGTAAATTTTATAGTGGAGATTGTTACATAGTACTGTACACTTATCACTCTAGCGAGAGAAAGGAAGACTACTACTTGTGTTGTTGGTTTGGAAAAGACAGCATTGAG gaggaccaaagaatggctATTCGATTGGCTAACTCAATGTTCAACTCATTAAAGGGTAGACCTGTTCAG GGTCGCATATTTGATGGTAAAGAGCCACCACAGTTTATTGCCCTTTTCCATCCAATGGTGGTCCTCAAG GGAGGCTTGAGCTCTGGTTACAAAAAATTTATAGCAGATAAAGGTTTGCCGGATGAGACATACGCAGCAGAGAGTGTTGCACTTATTCGGATTTCTGGAACATCCATTCATAATAATAAAGTGGTGCAAGTAGATGCA GTGGCAGCATTGCTGAACTCTACCGAGTGTTTTGTCCTGCAATCTGGCTCAGCTGTTTTTACATGGCATGGGAATCAATGTTCCCTTGAGCAGCAGCAGCTTGCAGCAAAAGTTGCTGAGTTTTTAAGG CCAGGAGTTTCTTTAAAGCTTGCTAAAGAAGGAACAGAAACCTCAACTTTCTGGTTTGCACTTGGAGGAAAACAAAGTTACACCAGCAAAAATGTCACTAATGACATTGTCAGAGACCCACATTTGTTCACTTTATCTTTTAATAGAG GAAAGTTACAG GTAGAGGAGGTTTACAACTTTTCCCAAGATGATTTGTTAACAGAAGATATCCTGATCCTTGACACGCACACAGAAGTGTTTGTTTGGATTGGTCAGTGTGTGGAcccaaaagaaaagcaaaaagcttttgaaattgcCCAG AAATACATAGATAAGGCTGCATCTCTGGAAGGACTATCTCCTCATGTACCACTATACAAAGTAACAGAAGGGAATGAACCTTGCTTTTTCACAACATACTTTTCTTGGGATCATGCAAAAGCTATG GTGCCAGGGAACtcattccagaaaaaggtgacaTTACTCTTTGGAACTGGCCATCCTGTAGAG GAAAAGTCTAATGGGTCAAGTCAAGGAGGGGGACCAAGACAAAGAGCAGAAGCTTTGGCTGCCTTAAATAATGCATTCAATTCATCTCCTGAGACAACGTCCAGTGCG GATAAGTTGAATGGGTTAAATCGAGGTGGACCGAGACAAAGGGCAGAAGCCTTAGCAGCCTTAAACTCTGCATTTAATTCATCATCTGGAACCAAAGTTTATACTCCAAGGCCATCTGGAAGAGGTCAAGGATCACAAAGAGCAGCAGCAGTAGCTGCTCTCTCTTCAGTTCTTACTGctgaaaagaagaaaacttcACCTGAAACTTCTCCTGTGGCTAGCACTAGTCCTGTAGTGGAAAGTAGCAACTTTG ACACTAAAAGTGAAAGTGCCCCTTCTGAAACGGAAGTTGTTGAAGAAGTTGCAGATGTCAAAGAGACAGAAGAAGTTGCCCCTGAAGCTGGTACCAATGGGGATTCAGaacaaccaaaacaagaaaatgtGGAGGATGGAAGAAATGACagtgaaaataataatcaaaatgtCTTCAGTTATGAGCAATTAAAGACTAAATCTGGTAGTGTTGTGTCTGGAATTGATCTTAAACAGAGAGAG GCTTATCTGTCAGACAAAGAGTTCGAAACTGTATTTGGAATGGCCAAAGAAGCATTCTCTAAGTTGCCAAGATGGAAGCAAGACATGCTGAAAAGGAAAGTGGATTTGTTCTAG